In Vespa crabro chromosome 5, iyVesCrab1.2, whole genome shotgun sequence, a single window of DNA contains:
- the LOC124424235 gene encoding nuclear envelope integral membrane protein 1 isoform X1, producing the protein MKTIISILKIIFFLINLQNFSARCAVPTDAIHYIEPGKVIVNDKPGLQVFCHRAKSKYVINMWKTITMNLDINLDTYDLYDGKTPQEVFEKHENNQRFWKFNFFGTKKHKLLRINPFETTCIGVYIYEYDGLRYTISMTQARVDIGEVLMAVVGVILFWSARKLSHNPLFYYLCGISLGVTASLLVLIYFTSKLFPRGKFMYLMVATGWSMSFYLGQILWENAQLIVSQYIEYVMWYILITSLISFLICYRFGPVTNKRTKQIIQWFLQGLGLLLIYYSSYFYEATFLNCVVLVLLYNFPITTIYKGKQYWKKMFPERRKLLTDNEYRKEGIQETKKALKDLQQYCSSPECNPWKTVLKLKDPIRFAKFIEGDSHLSDEEIKEHDAEITRIVEEYEYTDDDDF; encoded by the exons atgaaaacaataatcagtatattaaaaatcattttttttctgataaatTTGCAGAATTTCTCTGCAAGATGTGCTGTTCCTACAGATGCAA TTCACTACATAGAACCGGGAAAAGTCATTGTAAATGATAAACCAGGATTGCAAGTATTCTGTCATAGAGCAAAGtcaaaatatgtaataaacatGTGGAaaacaataacg ATGAATTTAGATATTAACCTGGACACATATGATTTATATGATGGCAAAACGCCTCAAGAAGTTTTTgaaaaacatgaaaataatcaGCGATTCTGGAAGTTTAACTTTTTTGGTACAAAAAAACACAAATTACTTAGAATTAATCCATTTGAAACTACTTGTATTGgtgtttatatttatgaatatgatGGATTACGATATACTATTAGTATGACTCAAGCAC GTGTAGATATTGGGGAAGTACTAATGGCTGTGGTAggagttatattattttggtCAGCTAGAAAACTGAGTCATAATCCTTTATTCTACTATTTATGTGGCATTAGTCTTGGAGTTACAGCTTCTCTTttagttttaatatattttactagTAAATTATTTCCACgt gGAAAATTTATGTACTTAATGGTTGCTACTGGTTGGTCAATGTCTTTTTACCTTGGTCAAATATTATGGGAAAACGCACAATTGATAGTATCACAGTACATAGAATATGTTATGTGGTATATTCTAATAACTTCACTAATCAGTTTTCTTATTTGTTACCGTTTTGGTCCAGTTACTAATAAGAGAACAAAACAGATTATACAATGGTTCTTACAG GGTTTAGGTttactattaatttattatagcaGTTATTTCTACGAAGCAACATTTTTAAACTGCGTAGTACTCGttcttttgtataattttccaATTACTACCATATACAAAGGAAAACAATACTG gaaaaaaatgtttcctgaaaggagaaaattattaacagaTAATGAATACCGTAAAGAGGGTATACAAGAGACTAAAAAGGCTTTAAAAGATTTACAACAATACTGTTCTAGCCCTGAATGTAATCCATGGAAAAcagttttaaaattaaaagatccCATAag ATTCGCAAAATTTATCGAAGGAGATTCACATTTGTCtgacgaagaaataaaagaacatgATGCGGAAATTACAAGAATCGTTGAAGAGTACGAATATACGGACGATGATGATTTTTGA
- the LOC124424235 gene encoding nuclear envelope integral membrane protein 1 isoform X2, producing MKTIISILKIIFFLINLQNFSARCAVPTDAIHYIEPGKVIVNDKPGLQVFCHRAKSKYVINMWKTITMNLDINLDTYDLYDGKTPQEVFEKHENNQRFWKFNFFGTKKHKLLRINPFETTCIGVYIYEYDGLRYTISMTQARVDIGEVLMAVVGVILFWSARKLSHNPLFYYLCGISLGVTASLLVLIYFTSKLFPRGKFMYLMVATGWSMSFYLGQILWENAQLIVSQYIEYVMWYILITSLISFLICYRFGPVTNKRTKQIIQWFLQGLGLLLIYYSSYFYEATFLNCVVLVLLYNFPITTIYKGKQYCHRNKASRKYPKYQR from the exons atgaaaacaataatcagtatattaaaaatcattttttttctgataaatTTGCAGAATTTCTCTGCAAGATGTGCTGTTCCTACAGATGCAA TTCACTACATAGAACCGGGAAAAGTCATTGTAAATGATAAACCAGGATTGCAAGTATTCTGTCATAGAGCAAAGtcaaaatatgtaataaacatGTGGAaaacaataacg ATGAATTTAGATATTAACCTGGACACATATGATTTATATGATGGCAAAACGCCTCAAGAAGTTTTTgaaaaacatgaaaataatcaGCGATTCTGGAAGTTTAACTTTTTTGGTACAAAAAAACACAAATTACTTAGAATTAATCCATTTGAAACTACTTGTATTGgtgtttatatttatgaatatgatGGATTACGATATACTATTAGTATGACTCAAGCAC GTGTAGATATTGGGGAAGTACTAATGGCTGTGGTAggagttatattattttggtCAGCTAGAAAACTGAGTCATAATCCTTTATTCTACTATTTATGTGGCATTAGTCTTGGAGTTACAGCTTCTCTTttagttttaatatattttactagTAAATTATTTCCACgt gGAAAATTTATGTACTTAATGGTTGCTACTGGTTGGTCAATGTCTTTTTACCTTGGTCAAATATTATGGGAAAACGCACAATTGATAGTATCACAGTACATAGAATATGTTATGTGGTATATTCTAATAACTTCACTAATCAGTTTTCTTATTTGTTACCGTTTTGGTCCAGTTACTAATAAGAGAACAAAACAGATTATACAATGGTTCTTACAG GGTTTAGGTttactattaatttattatagcaGTTATTTCTACGAAGCAACATTTTTAAACTGCGTAGTACTCGttcttttgtataattttccaATTACTACCATATACAAAGGAAAACAATACTG tcATAGAAACAAGGCTTCCAGAAAATATCCAAAATATCAGCGTTGA
- the LOC124424234 gene encoding tubulin epsilon chain-like, translating into MSQFITIQVGQCGNQIGSAFWPLALHEYGIQIKNRFVNLLKIQRNHIKNIDALWDGFYSFFHVPGDTNNLCFKTIAELNAAKVKARAVLIDMEDSVVGRFQQGPLRELFNRTCTVTNYPGSANNWAMGYYTHGTEYHDRIEEVIRQSVELCDYLGGFLLLHSVAGGTGSGLGTATLKMLSDSYPHVDRLVSCIYPAGMEDVITGPYNTLLATRELIEYATCVFPAENNALLKICETQIRNNDNIDQANFNALCLPFQDMNSIIVNMLLHLTSGSRFPGNLNIDISDLATSLVPYKKMHYIFSSVRPIALTAPKFFTTDASKLQDVLFTNALSRNNQLTKVHPLQPGSVVLSAAYIGRGQFSITGMKRNIERFQSKAKFTPWSKNSIKIGLCSVPPPGHTTSLLCLLNTSAISFMFTNLIEQFTKLYRRKAHVHHYSQVSGFENSQFLDSKETIFNLCEHYMELQNQKQRHISRLQTL; encoded by the exons ATGAGTCAGTTTATAACAATACaag ttgGTCAATGCGGCAATCAAATAGGGTCTGCTTTTTGGCCTTTAGCTTTACACGAATATGgtatacaaattaaaaatagattcGTCAATCTTCTTAAGATACAACGAAATCATATTAAGAATATAGACGCATTATGGGATGGATTTTACAGTTTTTTTCATGTACCTGGagatacaaataatttatgcTTCAAAACAATAGCAGAATTGAATGCAGCAAAAGTTAAAGCTAGG GCCGTTCTAATAGATATGGAAGATAGTGTTGTAGGGCGATTTCAACAAGGACCATTacgtgaattatttaatagaacTTGTACGGTGACAAATTATCCTGGTTCTGCAAATAATTG GGCCATGGGATATTATACTCATGGTACAGAATATCATGACCGAATCGAAGAAGTAATAAGGCAGTCTGTTGAACTGTGTGATTATCTAGGTGGATTTTTACTTTTGCATTCTGTTGCTGGTGGAACTGGTTCTGGTTTAGGAACAGCAACTTTGAAAATGTTAAGCGACAGTTATCCTCATGTAGATAG aTTAGTGTCTTGCATATATCCTGCAGGCATGGAAGATGTTATTACAGGTCCATACAATACATTGTTAGCGACAAGAGAGTTGATAGAATATGCTACTTGTGTATTTCCAGCTGAAAATAATGcacttttaaaaatatgtgaAACTCAAATaaggaataatgataatatagatcaGGCTAATTTTAATGCTTTGTGTTTACCATTTCAGGATATGaatagtattatcgttaatatgctTCTTCATTTGACTag tGGCTCCAGATTTCCTggaaatttaaatatagacATCAGTGATTTAGCTACAAGTCTTGTTCCATATAAAAAGatgcattatatatttagtagTGTTAGACCAATAGCTTTGACAGCACCTAAATTTTTTACTACAGATGCTTCAAa gcTTCAAGATGTGCTGTTTACTAATGCATTGTCTCGGAATAACCAGTTAACTAAAGTACATCCACTACAGCCAGGCTCTGTTGTTTTGAGTGCCGCATATATCGGAAGAGGACAGTTTTCTATAACCGGCATgaaacgaaatattgaaag ATTTCAAAGTAAAGCTAAATTTACACCATGGAGTaagaattcaataaaaataggtTTATGTTCAGTACCTCCACCTGGACATACAACATCTTTGTTGTGCTTGCTTAATACCTCAGctatttcttttatgtttacaaatttaatcgagcagtttacaaaattatatcgtcgaaag GCACATGTTCACCACTATTCCCAAGTTTCTGGATTTGAAAATTCACAATTTTTAGATAGCAAAGAAACTATCTTTAATTTATGTGAACATTACATGGAGCTTCAAAATCAAAAACAAAGGCATATTTCACGATTGCAAACACTTTAA